A window of Longispora fulva contains these coding sequences:
- a CDS encoding carboxymuconolactone decarboxylase family protein, whose amino-acid sequence MNARLNVMASPVAAKAMKHIIAAHRALADSTVPASTRELVMLRASQINGCAGCVDMHTKDATAAGESQVRLHLVAVWREATVFTEAERAALELTEQGTRIADAAGGVPDEVWANAARHYDDDQLADLVTQIALINAFNRGNVIIRQPAGGYQPGQH is encoded by the coding sequence ATGAACGCTCGTCTGAACGTCATGGCCAGCCCGGTCGCCGCCAAGGCCATGAAGCACATCATCGCCGCGCACCGGGCGCTGGCGGACTCGACGGTGCCGGCCTCGACGCGGGAACTGGTGATGCTGCGCGCGAGCCAGATCAACGGCTGCGCCGGGTGCGTCGACATGCACACCAAGGACGCCACAGCGGCCGGGGAGTCCCAGGTGCGCCTTCACCTGGTCGCGGTCTGGCGGGAGGCCACCGTGTTCACCGAGGCCGAACGCGCCGCACTGGAGCTGACCGAGCAGGGCACCCGGATCGCCGACGCGGCCGGCGGTGTCCCGGACGAGGTCTGGGCGAACGCCGCCCGGCACTACGACGACGACCAGCTCGCCGACCTGGTGACCCAGATCGCGCTCATCAACGCCTTCAACCGGGGAAACGTCATCATCAGGCAGCCCGCCGGCGGCTACCAGCCCGGCCAGCACTGA